AGGCGGCGTACGACGAAGCGACCGAGCTGCTCCGCGAAGCCCGCGAACAAACGAACGTGATCCTGAAAGCGCTGCGCGATGCACAACTGGACGGGAAAGCCACCGAGGAAGCCCGCAAGACGCTGCAGGAACTCGATGAGAGGGTGCGCGCCAAGCGGCCGAAACAGAAAAGGAAGCCGACGCACCGGATTTCGTCAGACGAGTCGCCGATTGAAGGCGATTCCGTGTGGATCCCCGGCATCGGCGCCACGGGGCAGCTTGTGGATATCCAGAAGGACCAAGCGACCGTTCAGGCGGGCACGCTTCGGATGGTGGTCCCCTACTCCACCCTTCAAAAGGTCGAGGAGGAGATGGTCGAGAAGCCGAAGCCAAAACCCCAGTTAGGTAACATCGGCCTCGAGACGGCGGTGAACGTTTCAACTGAGATCCACTTGCGCGGCGAACGCGTGGACGAGGCCCTGCAATCTTTGGAGCGTTATCTGGACGACGCACGGGTTGCCGGGTTACATACTATACGGATTGTACATGGCAAGGGCACCGGCGCTCTGCGCGACCTGGTGCACCGGTATTTGAAGGAACAGCGCGACGTTAAGGGATTCCGCCTCGGGCAGGACGGCGAAGGCGGCCACGGCGTCACGATCGCAGAATTAGCATAGCGAATTCACCACGGAGGCCACGGAGGTGCACAGAGGAAGATCGGAATTGGTCCTCTGTGTTACTCCGTGAACTCTGTGCCCTCCGTGGTCAAAAAGGAGTTAGCACTATGACGGAAACGCAGGCGCGGGCCGATATCCCCGCGCTGAAAGAGACGGCGCGCTTGCTGCGCAAGGACATCATCGAGATGACCACCAAGGCTGGCAGCGGCCACCCGAGTTCCAGCATGTCCGCGGCCGAAGTGGTTGCGGGGCTGTATTTTGGCGGGATTCTCCGTCACAATCCCGCCGAACCCAAATGGCCGGACCGCGACCGCTTCGTCCTCTCCAAGGGCCATGCCTGCCCGGTGCTTTACGCGGCGCTCGCCAATACCGGCTATTTTCCTCTGGAGTGGATGGACCACCTGCGCGAAATCGATGCCCCACTGGAAGGCCACCCCAACTATCTTCGCGTCCCGGGCGCCGAGGCGTCCACCGGATCGCTCGGCCAGGGCCTCAGCATCGGCGTCGGCATGGCCATGGCCGGGCACATGGACAACAAAGACTATAAGGTCTACGTGATGACCGGTGACGGCGAGATCGAGGAGGGGCAGATTTGGGAGGCCGCGGCCAGCGCCGCCAAGTTCTACCTGCCCAACATCGTCTGGATCATCGACCGCAACGGCTTCCAGCAGACCGGTAGTACCAAAGACGTGATGCCAATGGACCCGCTGGCGGAAAAAGCCACCGCGTTCGGCTGGCACGTGCGCGAGATCAACGGCCAGGACATGGCCGAAGTGATGGACGCCCTCGAGGAAGCCAAGTCTTACCACGAAGGCCCCTATTGCCTCATCTGCAACACGAAGAAGGGCGCCGGTGTGTCGTTCGTGGAGGGCAACTTCCATTACCATGGCAAAGCCCTGACGGTTGAGGAAACGCACCGCGCACTGTTGGAACTTGGCTGGACCGCCGAGGCCGCGAAATACGCGAAAGGATAGGCAGAGATGGCAATTGGAGATATCGCGGGACTCAAGCTGGGTCCGGCTACGCGGGATGCGTTTGGCGAGGCGTTGGTTGAACTCGGCGGCAGGAAACCGGAGATCGTTGTAGTGGATGCGGACCTCGCCAATTCCACGATGGCCAGCAAGTTTCAGACGGCCTACCCGGACCGCTTCATCGAAGTGGGCATCGCGGAAAGCAACATGGTCGGAGTAGCCGCCGGCCTCGCGACGTGCGGCAAGGAAGCGTGGGCAACGTCGTTCTCGGTCTTCCTGCTGGCAAACGCATACGATCAGATTCGCGTCTCGGTGGCGTACCCCAAGCTGAATGTCAAACTGTGCGGCTCGCACAGCGGCATCAGCATCGGGCCGGACGGCCCCAGCCAGATGGGCATCGAGGATATCGCACTCGCATGTGCGCTGCCGGGTTTCACGGTCATCGTGCCGTGTGACGCTGAGCAGACGAAGGCCGCCGTGCAAGCTGCCTCCGCGCTGGACGGCCCGGTGTTCATTCGAACCGGCCGAAGCAAGACGCCCGTCATCTACGCGAACGGCAATTCGTTCACGCTCGGCAAGGCCAACACGATTCGCGAGGGTAAGGACATCACGCTGATTGCGTGCGGTCTGACTGTCGCGCTGGCGCTGGACGCCGCGAAACTGCTGGCGGACCAGGGCATCGAGGCGCGCGTGCTGGATATGGCGACCGTCAAACCGCTGGACGAAGAAGCGGTGGCGAAGGCTGCGAAAGAGACCAAGGGCATCGTCGTCATTGAAGAGCATCTGCTCGACGGCGGCCTTGGGAGCCGCGTGGCGATGGCTGCCGCGAAGACCTCCCCTGCCCCCATGGCGTTCGTGGCCGTGGACAACACCTTTGCTGAAAGCGGGCTGCCGGAAGACGTGCTCAAGAAGTACGGCTTCACTCCGGAAAACGTGGTGACCGCCGCCAAGAGCGTTCTCTCCCGATAGGATTCAGTATTCAGGATTCAGGATTCAGGATTCGGTATTCGCAAAACTGAATCCTGAATCCTGGACCCTTGACACCAGAATACTTAATCTTCCACCCGCCCACATTGTTATATAACGGTCTTGAATCCGTGCGCCGTCACGCGCCCAAACTATGACAGAGTGCGTTTGGGCGCGCGGGGGTTCCCGGTGGGCCTCCAAGGCAATTGTGTCGGGCGCAGAAGCCCACTGCCGTGACAAGGAGTGAACGGATGAAAGTCGGAGTTTCGATGTGGAGTTACGTGTCGCATTTCCAGCAGGGCAAAATGGATGTGCTGTCGTTCGTTGACACCGCCAAATGGCTGGGCGTCGACGGCGTGGAATTGCTGGACTATTTCTGGAAGGACAAGGCGTCCGAGCTGCCGAAGGTCAAGGAAAAGCTAGCCGGGATGAACATGCCGGTCAGCGCGTACGCCATCGGGAACGACCTCACCGCGGAAGACGCGGCGGAGCGCTCCGCGCAGGTTCAGGTGATCAAAGACGGCGTCGATATGGCCGTTACCCTTAACACCAACCGCGTGCGGGTGTTTGCCGGTCATCACGACGAAGTGGGTTTTGAGAAGGCGCTGGGCTGGATCATCGAGGGCCTCAAGGAAGGCGCCGCCTACGCCGAGTCGAAGGGCGTTGTATTGTGCCTCGAGAACCATGGGACCCTCGCCGGCAAGGGCGAGCAGGTCAAAGCCATCCTTGACGCCGTCAACTCGCCGGCACTGAAGGCCAACCCGGACACCGGCAACTTCATGTGCGTCAACCAGAACCCGGTGGACGCCATGAAGATCGTCGCCCCGCTGGCCGGCTCCGTCCACTTCAAGGACTTCCGTTGGGCAAGGCCCGAGGAGAAGGAACACGTCTACGAGGGCCTCGAAGGCAGCCGGGTCATCGGCACGTCCATCGGCGAGGGCGATGTGGACCTCCCCACGGTCGTTCAAACGCTCCGCGATGCCGGTTATACCGGATTTCTGACAATTGAATACGAAGGCGTCGAGGACCCCGAAACGGCGCTGCCCCGCAGCGTGGCGTTCGCCAAGTCCTTGGCGAACGGGTGAATCCAATGGACTCGGGATCTACCGAACCTTCTGCCAACCTGATGCTGGCGGAGATCGCGGAACAGCCGGCGGTGATCGCACGCGGCCTGGAGGAAAACCGACAGGCCGCGGAGTCCATCGCAAGGCACGTTCGCGAACGGCACGTCAAGTTTCTCCTGATTGCCGCCCGTGGCACGTCGGACAACGCCGCCATATACGCCAAGTATCTGTGCGAAACGGAACTCGGCATCCCCGTGGCCCTCGCGGCGCCATCCGTCTGGACGCTTTACGGCGCCAGGATGCAGCTTAAGGACAGCCTCGTGATCGGACTGTCCCAGAGCGGGATGGGGCCGGATATCGTGGAGTGCGTGGAGATGGCCAAGACCCAGGGCGCTCTCACCCTTGGCATCACCAACAATCCCGATTCCCTGCTGGCGAACGCCAGCGACGAGGTTCTGCTTCTTCACGCCGGCGCCGAGAAAAGCGTGGCCGCCACCAAGACATACACTTCCAGCCTAGCGGCCGTGGCGTTGACCATCGCATTGCTCTCGCACGACCGTGGACTGGAGGCCGAACTCCACGGCGTTCCGGGCCAGATCCAGGCCACCCTCGCGATCGATCCCGATATCGAGCGCGCTTCAGAGCGTTATCGGTTTATGGACGATTGCATGGTCATCGCCCGCGGCCTCAACCAATGCACCGCCGTTGAAGCCGGCCTCAAGCTGTCGGAAACGTGCTACGTGGTCGCTCACGCCTATAGCGGGGCCGACTTCCAGCACGGCCCTATCGCCGTGGTAGACCGCGGCTTCCCGTGCCTGCTGTTCAACCCCGAGGGAAAGGCCCACGCGCAGAACCTGGAACTGACCGAAAGACTGGGCGCCCGCGGCGCGGAACGACTGATGTTCGCCCACGACGACGCGTCCCTCAGGGCCAGTGAGCGCTCCATCCGAATCCCGGTCCAGGTTCCCGAGCGTGTATCACCGCTTGTGTATATCGTTGCGGCGCAATTGTTCGCGTTCCACCTGGCGCGCCATAAGGGTTTCGACCCGGATACGCCGCGGGGCCTGAAAAAGATCACACAAACAGTCTGAACAATGCATCGCAATGTTTGAGCATTTGCATCAGGAATGATGCAATCCGTCAAGTTGACGGTGTCACTTGGCGGCGCAAATGGTTATATAATACCGCATCGAAGTTCCGGATGGCTCAGCGTGCAAACGCGGACCCCACCGGTACGCGAAGATTCTGAGGAGGATACGTAATGGCGGAAGTGAAAGTCCCGTTCTACGGGCATGTGCGACAGTATCACAACTACAAGGCCGAGCTGGACGCGGCCATCACCGGCGTCCTCGAGAGCGGCGTCTATACCCTGGGGCCCGTCGGCAAGCGGTTCGAGGGCGAATTGCAGGAATACATGGGCATGAAACATGCCCTGGGCCTGAACTCCGGCACCGACGCGCTCTGGCTCGCCTTCCTCGCCCTGGGCATCAAGCCCGGCGACGAAGTCATCACTACGTCCAACACATTCTGGGCCACCGCCGAAGCGGTCTGGCTTGTTGGCGCCATCCCGGTGTTCGTCGACTGCGACCCCGACACTCGCAACATGAACGTTTCGCAGGTTGAGGCCAAGATCACCGACAAGACGGTGGGCATCGTGCCCGTTCACCTGTATGGCCAGCCGGCCGATATGCCCGCTGTCGCCGCCATCGCCAAGAAGCACAATCTCTGGGTTGTTGAAGACTGCGCACAGGCCATGGGTTCCAGGGGCGATACATTCAAGATCGGTGAACTCAGCGACGCCGTCTGCACATCGTTCATCACCGCCAAGAATCTCGGCACCTTCGGCGACAGCGGAGCCGTTTTCACCAATCGCGACGATCTTATTGAGCCCATCATCAAGATGCGCAACCACGGCTCCAACAAGCGCAGCCACCACAGCGTGGGCTGGAATAGCCGCCTCGACGAAATCCACGCAGCGATCCTGGGCGTCAAGCTGAAGCATATCGATGAATTCAACGATGCCCGCATCGCCAACGCCAAGTTGTATGACCAATACCTCGCGGGTGTGAAGAATATCAAGCTGCCAAAAGGCAAGCCGGGCTATCGCCACGTGTACCATCTCTACGTCATAGAGACCCCGCATCGCGACGAGCTCCAGGCCTTCCTGAAGGATAAAGGCATCATCGCGCTGACCAATTACCCCATCGCCATCCACCAGCAGGAAGGCTTCCCGTTCGGCGGGGGCGACCCGAAGCCGGTCCTGCCGGAAACCGAGAAGAACGCGGCCGGCTGCCTCTCGCTTCCGATCTATCCTGAACTGACAGCCGAAGAGGTAAAGTACGTGGCCGACGCCGTAATGGAGTGGGACGCGAAGCAGTAATCCCGGATGAGAATGGGGAAATGAGGGAATGGGGAAACGGGGAAGTGAACGCTATTTCCTCATTTCCTCGTTTCCTCATTTCCATATCAACACGGAAGGCCCAGAGTAATGCCAGACACATACACCGTCGCGATTGCCGGTCTCGGCAAGCGCGGCAAGGTCCATGCGGACCTGTTCTATAAGAACCCACGCTTCAAGGTAGTGGGAGTCGCCGACGTGGACGCCGAGCGCGTGGAGGCCGCGAAGGCGCTTTGCGGAAATCCGGACGGGTTTGCCGATGCGGGCGAAATGCTGAAGGCCGTGAAGCCGGACGTTTTCTGCTTTTGCACACCGCCAACCGTCCGCCTTCCCCTAATAAAGCTTGGCTGCGACGCCGGCGTTAAACTGATCGCCTATGAGAAGCCGATGGCGACGAACATGACCGAGGCCCTCGAAATGCGCGATTGCCTGCGGGCCGCCGGAGTGAAATCCGTGCAGAGCCACCAGCGCAAGTACAACGTTCAGTTCCAGGAAACCAAGAAGATCATCGACAGCGGCGCCATCGGTAAGGTCCAGACCGTTTACGCCACCTCGACAGGCTGGATGATGCACATGGCGACCCACCTGGCCGACTACCTCCGCTTCTTCAACGGCGGAGCCGACGCGGAATGGGTCATCGGACAGGCGCACGGCCGCGAGAAGCTGACGGACAACCATCCGTCGCCAGACTACCTCGGCGGCTTCATCCAGTTTGCCAACGGCGTCCGCGGGATCCTTGAGTGCGGCAGCCTGGCCCCGGACGTTCCGGAAGTGGAATACTGGTGGCGCAAGGTCCGGATCGGCGCCCAGGGAACCGAAGGGTTCGCGGAGTGTTTCGTCGGTGGCGGTTATCGCGCGGTAACCAAAGACGGAGTCTTCTCCGGCGAAGGCACCTGGGATGGCGATCACGAGCAGGCCCCGTACATTGAGGACATCGCGCTCTGGCTGGACGGTACGCAGGTTCACCCCTGTGACGGCGAAGGCGCCTTCAAGGACCAGGAGATCATGTGCGGCCTGATCCGCTCCGCGGTGGAGCGCAAGCAAATCGTCTTCCCGCTGGGGCCCGGCGAGCACGAACTGCGCGCCCTGGAGCGGGTATTGCCGGAAGCGTAACGCATTGATTCGGAGGGGCTTCAGAGCACCGATCGCCCCTCAACAGCGTCCTGAGCGAAACGAAGGATCTCAACCTCACGTTGAGATCCTTCGTTTCGCTCAGGATGACGTTAGAGGGGCGTCGCTCCTACAATGACGACATAGCGCAAAGGAGACAGACAACATGATTAACCAGCAACGCCTCGTGGACACATTTCTGGAACTGGTTCACCTGAACAGCCCCTCACTACACGAGAAGGCCGCGATGGACGCCGTACAGGCTCGGTTGGAGCGGCTTGGCTTTACTGTCCAGCGCGATGACGCGGGCGAGAAGATGGGCGGCGACACAGGCAACATAATCGCGCGCCGTGCTGGCACAACGGGAGCGCCTCCCGTCTTCTTTAACGCCCACATCGATACGGTCCAGCCGACCGCCGGTATCGTCGTCGTTCAGGAAGACGGCATCATCAAGACGGACGGAACGACCATCCTTGGCGCGGATGACAAGGCCGGAGTTGCCTGTATCCTCGAAGCTCTCGAAAGCGCTGCCGAAGATAACGCGCCATCGGCTCCCACCGAGGTCATCATCACCATCTGCGAGGAGATCGGCCTCCACGGTTCGCGCCTGCTTGACCCTGCGCGGGTCACCGCCAGATCCGGTTGGGTCGTGGATAGCGGCCAGCCTCTAAGCGCCATCATTACCCGCGCACCGTCACAGGACCAGATCCACGCCACCATCCACGGTAAGGCCGCCCACGCGGGAGCGCGGCCCGAGGAAGGGATCAATGCGATCACCGTCGCCGCGACTGCCATTGCCGCGATGCCGCAGGGCCGCCTGGACACCGAAACGACGGCGAACGTAGGCGTCATTACGGGCGGTCAGGCCACGAACATCGTGCCTCCACTGTGCCACTTTGACGCCGAGGCGCGCAGCCACAGCACGGAGAAACTGGCCGCCCAGACGGCCGCGATGGTGAAGGCTGTGGAGGATGCTGCGGCGAAGTTCGGAGCCCGCGCGGAGATCAATGTCGAACGCATCTTCAATGCCTTCCAGCTTCCCGAGGATTCGCACGAGGTGAAGGTCGCCGCGGCGGCGATGCGCACACTGGGCCTCGAACCGGAAATCCACTCCACCGGCGGCGGCATGGACGCAAACTACTTCCACGAGAAGGGCATGAAGTGTACCGTCATCGGCTGCGGCTACGGGGACATCCACACGGTTGATGAGTACATACCCGTTGCCGACTTCGTGATTGGCGCCCGCGTTGTTGAGGCGATCATGCGCGAAGCGACCAAGGGCTGAGATTCACCACAAAGGCACGAAGACACAAGGGAATGCAGAAGTCAGAGTGCAGAATGATGAATTCCCGAATTATGAAATCTGAATTCTGACTTCTGAATTCATCGCTTCCTTTGTGCCTTTGTGGTTCTCACGGCATGAACTCCGGAGGGTGTCTCGCGCGTCGATAGCGATAGCGAAAGGGCGAGTTGGCTTGATTGGCTCCGATGTGGAGGTTATACGATGCACGAAACTGTGTTCGGTGCCCCCTCAACGACAGGTATCACTCCGAGGCGGCGGGAGGGCATTCCCGTTTCCGTTATCATCCTCGTAACGCTGATTCTATTCCACCTCGCATACGTCTGGCGCTTCGGTGCGTACAGTCCGTTCGGGATGGTGTTGGGAGAAGGATTTCTCTTCTTATTCGCCTTCCTATTTCTCGCCGCTGGCATCGTCCTCGAATCGTTGTGGAACCTGGTGGTGTTCAAGTCCGCAAGAAGCAGGGTCATCGGGGTCGCAGCGCTCCTCTTTGCATGCCTGTGTCTGTCGCAGACGCATACCATCACGCAGGCCCAGGCGCTTCGGTCGCTGGCGTTCAGGCGGGATCTCGGCCCGCGTGCTCAACGCTGGGCTGAATCGCTTCTTACCCGCCCATATAGCTATTTTCTCGACCCAAAGCGCGTTGATCCCCATACCGATAAGGTTGGTGTCTTTGTCAAGGAGACGTTAGTCCCGTCGTATCTCAAGGGTGGGAACTACACGGGAGTGCGCATCCATGACGATAAAGATCCCAAGGCGCGCTACCTGGTGGTCAGCTACAGATGGTTCGACGTGGAAGCGTACTATCTTGGCGCCAGCACGCTTGATATCCAGATAGACAACGATGAGATGGACCAGACGCTCAAATTGATGCCGGGCGTCTATGCCCGGCACGTAGAGCGAATGTGAATCCGTTCGGCGTTGCCTATCGGGAATGAATCTAGGCGCACCGGAGGGAGCTACGCTGCGCGCAGCGGCGCTCAATACGCCAACTGAAAGCTGTACAGGCCATCCTTGACCTTGCGCGGCCATGGATCCACCTTGAGCGTACTGCGGCCGATGACATAGCCGTGCGTAGAGATCAAACCTCCGCCGTAGTATACAACGATGGTCGTTTCTGAGGCGCCAAAACGGGACGTTACGGCATCTTGGACTTCGACTCCTCGTCGCGCATGGTGCCCAATGAATGGCGGGACCAGGTCCTTCCGAACAGTTTTCGTGCCCTTGTCCACCACTTCCCCACGGGGTCGGGAGAGAATACTCTCAGCCCAGGGCTGGATCCGCGCTTCCAAGTTGCGTTGAAACACGGAGTCCTTGTGATATTGCCAACCAAGCGCGCCTATCCAGAACAGCAGAATGGCGGCGGAGGCGATCACGGCGTTTGGTGATGAAGGAACGGTGTAGTTGGTGCGCCTGCGCCGCATGTACGCTGTGGCTAGTGACAACATCACCGCCACCGGGACTGGGAGGGCGAAAGCGGCCGCAAAGAGCGCTGCACCGGCGACGTTGATCGAGATAACAATGCCTCCGGCCGAGAGCAACTCATAGCCATAAAGTGGAACGACCGCTGCGGCAATGAGAGCGAAGATCACTCCGCGTTCACAGAATCCACTGCGGGACCCGGACGAATCGAATATAACAGGCGGCGGTTGAACTGGGTCCATCGGGCTCTCCTCGTTTCGACCTGGATACTTCCGCAGATGCTTCGACCGCCGGCCAGGGTTCACCATATGCCAAGAATGATGAGCGTTGAATCGCCGGCATTCATCGCTCATCATTCCTAACGCATCACTCCGTCTTTGTGTCTTCGTGCCTTTGTGGTTATCTCAGTTTGTTCACGTACCCTATCCACACCGGCTGTTTCACGAAGCCTAGCCGCTCATTGATGGACAACATGCCGACGTTGTTGGACTCGTTGTCGGTGCGAATTTGCGGGATGCCGCGCTGCCGTGCGTACTCGATGACCCTCAGCTTCATCGCGAGGGCGATTCGGTTTCGGCGCCATTCACGCTTCACGGCGGTCAGGCCCGTGTTCAGGTATGCCTGCCCCGGCGCTAACCAGACTACGCTCACGCCGATGTATTCACCGTTGTGAGTGGCGACCATCCAGCCTTCCGGCAACAGATTCGGGCTGTCCAGGATATGCTTCCCGTACTGCTCGTATGACAGGTCGGTAAGCGGTTCCGGCGCCGGCAGATCATGCACGAGTTCCGTCTCCAGTTCGAACATCTTCCTGTCACGATCCGGATCGCTCGCCAGGCTGCCGAACGTCACGATGTCCACGCCGATGGTACG
The window above is part of the Armatimonadota bacterium genome. Proteins encoded here:
- a CDS encoding sugar phosphate isomerase/epimerase family protein — protein: MKVGVSMWSYVSHFQQGKMDVLSFVDTAKWLGVDGVELLDYFWKDKASELPKVKEKLAGMNMPVSAYAIGNDLTAEDAAERSAQVQVIKDGVDMAVTLNTNRVRVFAGHHDEVGFEKALGWIIEGLKEGAAYAESKGVVLCLENHGTLAGKGEQVKAILDAVNSPALKANPDTGNFMCVNQNPVDAMKIVAPLAGSVHFKDFRWARPEEKEHVYEGLEGSRVIGTSIGEGDVDLPTVVQTLRDAGYTGFLTIEYEGVEDPETALPRSVAFAKSLANG
- a CDS encoding SIS domain-containing protein, which encodes MDSGSTEPSANLMLAEIAEQPAVIARGLEENRQAAESIARHVRERHVKFLLIAARGTSDNAAIYAKYLCETELGIPVALAAPSVWTLYGARMQLKDSLVIGLSQSGMGPDIVECVEMAKTQGALTLGITNNPDSLLANASDEVLLLHAGAEKSVAATKTYTSSLAAVALTIALLSHDRGLEAELHGVPGQIQATLAIDPDIERASERYRFMDDCMVIARGLNQCTAVEAGLKLSETCYVVAHAYSGADFQHGPIAVVDRGFPCLLFNPEGKAHAQNLELTERLGARGAERLMFAHDDASLRASERSIRIPVQVPERVSPLVYIVAAQLFAFHLARHKGFDPDTPRGLKKITQTV
- a CDS encoding transketolase, whose product is MTETQARADIPALKETARLLRKDIIEMTTKAGSGHPSSSMSAAEVVAGLYFGGILRHNPAEPKWPDRDRFVLSKGHACPVLYAALANTGYFPLEWMDHLREIDAPLEGHPNYLRVPGAEASTGSLGQGLSIGVGMAMAGHMDNKDYKVYVMTGDGEIEEGQIWEAAASAAKFYLPNIVWIIDRNGFQQTGSTKDVMPMDPLAEKATAFGWHVREINGQDMAEVMDALEEAKSYHEGPYCLICNTKKGAGVSFVEGNFHYHGKALTVEETHRALLELGWTAEAAKYAKG
- a CDS encoding DegT/DnrJ/EryC1/StrS family aminotransferase, which translates into the protein MAEVKVPFYGHVRQYHNYKAELDAAITGVLESGVYTLGPVGKRFEGELQEYMGMKHALGLNSGTDALWLAFLALGIKPGDEVITTSNTFWATAEAVWLVGAIPVFVDCDPDTRNMNVSQVEAKITDKTVGIVPVHLYGQPADMPAVAAIAKKHNLWVVEDCAQAMGSRGDTFKIGELSDAVCTSFITAKNLGTFGDSGAVFTNRDDLIEPIIKMRNHGSNKRSHHSVGWNSRLDEIHAAILGVKLKHIDEFNDARIANAKLYDQYLAGVKNIKLPKGKPGYRHVYHLYVIETPHRDELQAFLKDKGIIALTNYPIAIHQQEGFPFGGGDPKPVLPETEKNAAGCLSLPIYPELTAEEVKYVADAVMEWDAKQ
- a CDS encoding M20/M25/M40 family metallo-hydrolase is translated as MINQQRLVDTFLELVHLNSPSLHEKAAMDAVQARLERLGFTVQRDDAGEKMGGDTGNIIARRAGTTGAPPVFFNAHIDTVQPTAGIVVVQEDGIIKTDGTTILGADDKAGVACILEALESAAEDNAPSAPTEVIITICEEIGLHGSRLLDPARVTARSGWVVDSGQPLSAIITRAPSQDQIHATIHGKAAHAGARPEEGINAITVAATAIAAMPQGRLDTETTANVGVITGGQATNIVPPLCHFDAEARSHSTEKLAAQTAAMVKAVEDAAAKFGARAEINVERIFNAFQLPEDSHEVKVAAAAMRTLGLEPEIHSTGGGMDANYFHEKGMKCTVIGCGYGDIHTVDEYIPVADFVIGARVVEAIMREATKG
- a CDS encoding Gfo/Idh/MocA family oxidoreductase, producing MPDTYTVAIAGLGKRGKVHADLFYKNPRFKVVGVADVDAERVEAAKALCGNPDGFADAGEMLKAVKPDVFCFCTPPTVRLPLIKLGCDAGVKLIAYEKPMATNMTEALEMRDCLRAAGVKSVQSHQRKYNVQFQETKKIIDSGAIGKVQTVYATSTGWMMHMATHLADYLRFFNGGADAEWVIGQAHGREKLTDNHPSPDYLGGFIQFANGVRGILECGSLAPDVPEVEYWWRKVRIGAQGTEGFAECFVGGGYRAVTKDGVFSGEGTWDGDHEQAPYIEDIALWLDGTQVHPCDGEGAFKDQEIMCGLIRSAVERKQIVFPLGPGEHELRALERVLPEA
- a CDS encoding transketolase C-terminal domain-containing protein, which encodes MAIGDIAGLKLGPATRDAFGEALVELGGRKPEIVVVDADLANSTMASKFQTAYPDRFIEVGIAESNMVGVAAGLATCGKEAWATSFSVFLLANAYDQIRVSVAYPKLNVKLCGSHSGISIGPDGPSQMGIEDIALACALPGFTVIVPCDAEQTKAAVQAASALDGPVFIRTGRSKTPVIYANGNSFTLGKANTIREGKDITLIACGLTVALALDAAKLLADQGIEARVLDMATVKPLDEEAVAKAAKETKGIVVIEEHLLDGGLGSRVAMAAAKTSPAPMAFVAVDNTFAESGLPEDVLKKYGFTPENVVTAAKSVLSR
- a CDS encoding GNAT family N-acetyltransferase yields the protein MNVTIRRQTPDDYPVLADIFNASLPDYPTTTEQIRRYDEVRDPKCFHERLIAECDSQPVGAVTFGNTEWMFHPRRFAIEVHVLPAHRNAGVGTQLYGAMEANLATLEPEVLRSLAREDMPESIHFLEKRGFHEEDRNWESRLAVAAFNPGPYDGIEDCLRTIGVDIVTFGSLASDPDRDRKMFELETELVHDLPAPEPLTDLSYEQYGKHILDSPNLLPEGWMVATHNGEYIGVSVVWLAPGQAYLNTGLTAVKREWRRNRIALAMKLRVIEYARQRGIPQIRTDNESNNVGMLSINERLGFVKQPVWIGYVNKLR